The stretch of DNA CTCCCCGCTCGACGCTCCCTCGGTCTCCCCTGCTCCGTCGGCGGCTAGGATTGGTACCTCGGCGTCCTGATCCGTCTGAGGTCTGCGTCCTCCGAGTCTCTGGTGAGAAATTTCTCAAGCTGCACACCGGGAGGCTGGAGCTGGCACGTCTGACCGCTGCTCAATGCAGATGCGGTGGATTTCTATAATCTTGAACTGAGCAGCACCAATGTGAGTGCTATGTTATTGCACTTTTCTAGGTAGTTTTGTCTGGCTTTGGAGTTGCAGTGTCATTGTTAGTTATCAAACTGGGCTTATTTGGCCTGACATAGCACGGTTCTTAATTATGAAATGTGAAGAAACCAGAGTACTAAGCTTAAGACTTTATTTTGAACTAGCTTCTATGGTGCTGTAGACAATACTCAAGTTGCTGCCTCCATTTTCAGAAGTGTCACTAGGAAGTTAATCATACAAATCAATTCTAGGTTTATCATCTCGTCTCTGTAGGACATTAGGATGTAATTTTACAAAACTGTGTTACTTCATCATGACATTGACACCATTGGACTTAAAGCTGAAATGCTACTAGATGAATTGCAATCTTCCTGCTCCTAATGTTTTTTTGAGAGACCATTCTCTTGAATTGAAGCCGAGGCATTTGCTTCACTTGACTGCACCAAAGTTCCCATCTGACCATACTTCTGCACTTACCAGTCCCTTCATCCCGTTCGAGCCCCGCTTCCTCCGAAGCTCCCCACCACCGCGAAACTATGCTCGCTTTGGCCAATGTCGCTTTCCCACCCACAGTTTCGTCCTCTCCGGTTAAGATGACAAGGCATGCCATTCTTATCCTTGAACCGTGTGTGCTCCCATCTTTTTTCGCTCTCTTATCCTTTGTGTGCCTTGATGGTTTCCAGGAGGTTTTCTTGGAGATGTCGAGCAGAACGGGTGTCAGCTGGGTACTCCCAGTTGGAGGTGATTTTTTTTTTCTTGCCCCTCTTTTGTGGTATGAGGATTTTTTCTAGTTCTGCTTGGACAATTGGTTTATCTGTGGACACAGGAGCAATTTAATCTAGAAAGACAATTTAGTTGCAGTCTTAATGTTGATAGAAGTTGGTGAACGTGTTATCTGCAAGTAAGATTCATCATTCATTACACTTGGATCTTGATAGGTTGTTTGGGATGTGTTAGTTCACTTGTTTAACTCTCAGTAATCATCAAACTGAGGAATCTCCCTGAACTCTGGCCCTAGATTTTGTTGAAAATCTGGGCTTTGTTACCTTTGTTCCGACTAAATCTTTATATGGATCTTCAAGCCCAGGATCTTAGCATCTTATCGCAGAAAAGCTAGGTAGCACTCCGCAATCGGTATAATCCAATAGTGAAGTCTCCTGAATTGTTGTTTTGTTATGTCCTTCAGTGTTGTTGTATATGATGCACATGTAGTACTTTAGTCCTTGCCTATTGGGATTTTATTAGGAGACATACATAATAACTGGATTAAAATTTTGACGTCGATAAGAAATATGGGTAATTCGATACAAGTTGTTTGCAAATCAAATATGTTAAACAAATAGTCCATTGTTGGGGGAACTGCTAATGTCAGATATACCGTATACCGTACGTTGTATAACATCCGTGCAATCATGGTTTGCCTTTACATTACATGGACATATATTGAACTTCACTTCTTTTAGGTTAGAAAAGTCAGCTACCGACCTCCTGGAACTGAGCAAAACTTATTGAatcaaactagtctctctctccAGGAGAAAAGGTAAGCATGCGTTTTATATTGCAATAGCTGTGTTTCTTGGACGCCTTTTGTACTGACGAGACAACTAATTCATGCAGTTTTGGTTTGATATTTGGACGGAGTgggagtggaaagaccactctttTACAGGTTTGTATTGAAATGCTACATGACATGTTCAACTCTGCATCTTTCATCTTAAGGTGATAGTTTGATTTCTCAGCTTTTGGCCGGTCTATCAGAACCTACCTCTGGTTCAATTTGCATTCAGAAGTATGATGATAGTGGAAATCCAATTGGTCTGTCGGAAGTGTTAGCTCCTCAAAGAGTCGGTATTGTATTTCAGTTTCCTGAGAGGTTTGAACATTGAATTACTACGTTCACTAATAAGTTTTTTACATATTAGCATGAATCCTTATGATCTGTGTGAGTACTTGAGAAGTTTCACTGCAAAATAAGATATTTTAAACCTGTAGGTACTTCTTATCAGATACTATACTTGAGGAAGTTACTTTTGGATGGCCAAGGCAAAAGGCAGACATTCCTTTGAGGGAGCAACTCACTTTAAAACTTCAGAATGCCATTAACTCTGTAATGATTATCTCTCATACATACCATTTTGTTGCATTGCGGAGTGAACTTGTAGTTTGAGAGACCACACACAATTGATTTCTGAAGATAATTTGTTTAACGCTA from Triticum urartu cultivar G1812 chromosome 3, Tu2.1, whole genome shotgun sequence encodes:
- the LOC125545634 gene encoding ABC transporter I family member 11, chloroplastic is translated as MLALANVAFPPTVSSSPVKMTRRFSWRCRAERVSAGYSQLEVRKVSYRPPGTEQNLLNQTSLSLQEKSFGLIFGRSGSGKTTLLQLLAGLSEPTSGSICIQKYDDSGNPIGLSEVLAPQRVGIVFQFPERYFLSDTILEEVTFGWPRQKADIPLREQLTLKLQNAINSVGLSAISLDKDPQSLSGGFKRRLALAIQLVQTPDLLLLDEPLAGLDWKARADVVNLLKDLKKDHTILVVSHDLRELYPLVDRSWRMEMGGVLKEEPLPV